One Phragmites australis chromosome 23, lpPhrAust1.1, whole genome shotgun sequence DNA window includes the following coding sequences:
- the LOC133906036 gene encoding predicted GPI-anchored protein 58 has translation MPESPPSPSTEAAFPVLESRLVQLGPNPAPGDHAAAPPNPRWKRRREDSGLAPSSPKFRIPAAKWQYRKPTATPPTGAVEGQGRPKAPRHAPAPEPSAPAEPGLASAAMGPGQTDTAAETGQTNAAVVPELADAAAEPEPADAMSLLGPADVATGRVPTDAVAETEMLPPPEHQAPSEPAPGTPSAVLATVR, from the exons ATGCCGGAGTCCCCACCGTCGCCATCGACGGAGGCGGCATTCCCAGTTCTGGAGTCGCGCCTTGTTCAGCTGGGGCCCAAtccggcgcccggagaccacGCGGCAGCCCCGCCGAACCCccggtggaagaggaggagggaggactccggccTGGCGCCATCGAGCCCGAAGTTCAGGATTCCAgcagccaaatggcagtaccgaaaGCCTACAGCCAC gccgcctacgggcgccgtTGAGGGCCAGGGGCGGCCGAAGGCGCCGAGGCAtgcgccagcccccgagccgagcgcgccggcggagccagggctggcaagTGCGGCGATGGGGCCGGGGCAGACAgacacggcggcggagacgggTCAGACGAACGCGGCAGTGGTGCCGGAactggcggacgcggcggcggagccagAGCCGGCGGACGCGATGTCCTTGCTGGGACCGGCGGATGTGGCGACCGGGAGGGTGCCGACGGACGCGGTGGCCGAGACAGAGATGCTACCGCCGCCCGAGCACCAGGCGCCGTCTGAGCCCGCCCCTGGCACGCCGAGCGCGGTGCTGGCCACCGTGCGGTAa